The nucleotide window aggaatttattgaatttaacattttctttgcctGATGAAGCTATTTCCTCTATCGTATTTTCaatgtctgagattctctcttccatctcttgtattttgttggtaaTGTTGGCATCTGTAGCTCCTGTTCACTTCCCCAGATTTTCCACTACCAGAATtccctcaatttgtgttttctcgtttctgtttcagttttgaaatcttgaactgtttccttcacctctttttattttttttctttgcttcctttaagGGAgttatttcttccaaatttttgcttgtcttttcctcgatttctttaaggaaaattttcATCCCCTCTTTAAgagcctctatcatcttcataaactaattaaattcattttcttgtgtttcagttGCATAGGTATGTTCAGGTCTTACTGTTGTaggatcactgggttctggtggtgccacATGGCTTttggttgttgaatgtattcttacagtGGCGTTTACTCATCTTTTCTTCCAACTGGTGTGGCTTGGGCCTGTGCCTGTTCTTCCAACTACTGTGGTCAGCACCTGTGCCTATGTAGTCTGCTGGGGTTGAGAGGGAGGGTTGGCCAGGGGGAGGATTTCAGGTGCATGGGGTTGGGAAGCAGAGTAGGTCTTGGAGAGACAAAGTTTAGTGTATGGTAGGGGTgggcacagcctgcaggcaggctGGCATAATCCATATTTTTTGTCTACCCTCTGCCAGGTGGCAGTACCTTCTTTCAGCATGGCAAATTCATTTTGCTTCTCTCCTCATGACCCTTTAACTGCCACCTACTTCCTAATGTCCTCTTAGTTTGGTTCTTCCACCTACCTTATCCTGTCTAGAtataggccagtcagcttctgtattaaaccaatcatgatggtatatattcacacagaaaaaaaaactctaaacaggATACAATGTCTTTAAcaatgtgcataggcttaagaaaaaaagaaaaaggatatagacaatcatttaaaaagtttaaaaatagcaAAGTCTTTAAATATAGAagtaaagtaatttaaaaaagaataagccacgtaaagatggaaaataatatAACACAAGGAGTTTGGACCTTAAACGGTGCTTTGCTAATTTTGAGGTTTTTGAATGCTAATGGACAAACAACAGCTGCTGAGACACATAGGATTATGGAagggactgctgaattaaaccaacctatatacaTTAGGAATACCTtcactttaaaatggaagtccaaaatgttttattttggggaggagttatgcttttgtttccacaggaatcAAAAGTCTGATGATTCCTTCCAGGTCAATAGAGAAAAGATTTGACCATGGGAGACCTCCTGAGTATCTTAGCTATAGACATGGGAGAGGAAACTAAGTTAGAGTACAGGAAGGTGATGTGTAAGCTGATCCTTCTACATGGGAACaactgccaccatacacagagacatttcgAGGCCACGCAGCATGCCGCGTAGCAGATTTAGCTTTAACTAAGACAGAAAAGATTTATGTGCCACATGGTGCTTCCAAGAGTTGAGGTGGTAAGcatggctcccacccagcagtcccagaACTGGCAGTAAATGTACCTCTGTCAtattgaaaggccaagagaggtggaGCTGGCATCCAAGGCTGCGACAACCACATTGCttactatttttaaatgcttcttgtcagaaaaggattacagatgcacaataggacagattcagacattaaaaacctctaaacaagacacaacgtgtttaaaaatgtacgaaggcttgggagagaaaaaaagagtatagacagttataaaaagaagtaaagtctttaaagagacagttaaagtaatataaaagagtacagacaatcatagattaaaggagtaaagaaaaataagccacacaaagatgaaaaatacatagagaatctggactatgtatattattgtgttttctttgaattttttgactgcagagagacatttgtttcTGGGGGTTGCTAACCTAaactaacatatattttaaagttatcttgacttcaaaatttgagtctaaggatatgttactttggaaaagaggttctgcttttgtttgcatagaagaacctgtggattccttccaggctaagtGATTTGATGGAACAAGTCCCCAAAAGGTCTTCATGAACCCTAAAAACACTTCGGCCAATaaacagtaggaagcagtttggagaaaactacgcTCCAAtcccccccccatttctctctgctctcctcccttctccccttccccctttcccctccataactccaacctcactctgcatggctgcCTATCCGTCTCAGTCTCTCACCCAGCATGCAGCTCCCTACGTGGAACTGGCTGCCTTCGTGGTCCACCGTGGTCTCTGgttctgcctgccactgctcagggacctgcagcatggtctcctGGCTCGTTGCCCACTGTCACCACTCGGGAACCTGCAGcgttttacttaaaccattacactcagtcccagccacccagcaagaCCAGACGCTGAGACCaaagatttcatttgtatttcaagatctttattattttttatattatttattttgagagagaatGAGTCAGTCTCGTGAGGGAGCGTCAATCTGGTCACGGGATACCTAGTGGGTCTTGGGGTCAAACTCAAAAACTGTTTCCTGCAAATGCATCTAACCCGCTAGGCGCTTGCTGAGGCCCACAATGAAGCCAGGACCCGCAGCTGGCAGAGCTAGGCCTGGGCCACCTGTCTGAGGCGTCACTGTAGGACTCAGCCAACAATGATAAGCTTAATAGGAGCAGACCACCCAGAGAAAGTTCttaacttccaaccattatcacctgccagtgtgaGACCCAGCTATAAATTcaacctggttgcaggaaggaccactgCACGTGATCCGGATATGGCGGTGACGTCAGACGCAGCAGTgacggcagcggcggcggcgttgGCGGGCGCACGATTGAGACGGCGGAGCGTTGGGTCCGGGGTGCTCACTCATGAGGAGCCGGAAGGTGAGCGGCCGGGCGGGCAGGACGCGCGCCGCCGTTTGGGGAGCCGAGGAGGGGCGGGCGCCTCTCTTGGCTCGCCCGGCGGCGGCTGCTCGGTCCGGCCGCCTCGGATCCCCTCCAGCCCCGCCCCGGGAGTGCGGCTCCTGCACGGTCTCCTCCGGGCTCGGGGCTGCAGGACTTAGGGCTAGCGCTGGGACCGAGTGGGGCCCCTGACAGTGCGGCTTCCTGCCCTGGCGTCCTGTCCCGGCCACGCTGCTCAGACCCGGGCCCGCACGGGGCAGCCGGCCTCAGCCAGATCCCCGCGTCATGTTGTCGGGGCAGAGGACCAGCAGTGTGACAGTGAGGAGGGTGGCTGGGCCTCATCCCCCCTGCAGAGGGACTCTGACCTGGCAGGGCTTGCAAGGCGGGGACCGTGTCCTTTAGCCTGAAGTGTGCCCTCCGTCTCCAGGTGGCCAGAATCCCGCTGACATAGGCTGAACTGTGTAGGCGGCTGCCTGTAGTGTCGCTGATAGGCAGCTGTGTGCCGTGTCAGCTGCTGTCCCCCCTTTGCTTGCTCAGGCGTTGAGGTTTGAATTTAGCAGTTTTTCGCTGTGCTTCTTCCTTCCTCGTGTGAGGGTTTGCAGAGCTGAGCTGCCTGCGTGCCAGTGAGATACAGAGCAGCCTCACTCGCCTGGGTCGCTCCCCACGTTGTGTAATATTTTGTTTGCCATCTATTGACAGTCCAGCCCTGCAATCGTGACTTTCCCATTTTCCACAGGAGCCACTCGCCTGGGCCAGCAAGGCTCCCTCATATCCACCCTTTTGTTATTGCTTGCATGTCATGACCAGGTTGCCTCATTTACCCGAGAGAAGTGTGTCTAAAGTATCCTGTACACGGACTTCCCTTGGGGCCGGGTGCCCCTGTGTGTGTTTGGGCCCCTGCCGGGGTCATTAGCTTCAGCCAGCGCTCCCAGCCGTTCTAAAGCAGCTGTCCTCAGTTGGCATCAGGGAATTTCTTTATCCGTGCCTTCATTTTACAGGACAGGTTTCCTGGTGCGGATTTTCTTAGCTGGCATTTTGTTTTGAGTGTACCAAGTGCACTCAGTGTGGCTCCCACTGTTTCTGCTGAGTAAGGGGCTGGCTTCTTACCAGTCTTTCTGAGATTAGCACTCTTACGGGGTGGTCCTGTCAGTGGTttatcctcctctcctcttgtgTCACAGAGGTGGCCTGTCAACTTGGAGTTGAGTTTAAGATTCCTCGATGTATAGATTTCTGTTTTCAGTAAACAGAGGATCTTTTCAGCCATTATTTCTTCGAGTACTTTTTGATTTAAGGCCAGGAATTTCTAGGCCAGCTGCGGCAATAGGCTGATGAGAGAGTTGTGTGTGGCGGCGGAGGCTGTGACTCCAGCACTCAAACAGCCAGAGCAGACGGATGGAGCTTGCGTTCAAGACCTGTCAGAGTAATTAGATGAACCTTTCTCAAAAACTGTTTTGAAGGGGTGGAGCTGGGAATGTGGCACAGCTGGGAGAGCGTTTACCTAGCGTgcatgaagccgacttgatcccCCTCCCACATAAACCAAATGtagcagctcacatctgtaagccaagcacttgggaaacagcGGCAGGTTCAGGGGTGCAAGGTCCTGGCTGGAGCTATAGCACAAGGTACAGATTCCGCCAAGCACACAGTAGGCCCTGGGTGCCACcccagaataaaaaataataataaaaaataaacacatatggACCAGGAGCTATGTGCTCCTGGTCCATAGGATGGGGACTGCTGAAGGGGGTGGACAGAGATGAGTGCAGGAACTGGTGTTTCTGTCTCATCTTACTTTTGCCAGGGGGACTGATGGTCCTGAGCCTCCACAGTGGACAAGTGGGCAGCCAGCCTTgcatcttttgttttaaattgtgtgtgtgtgtgtgtgtgtgtgcgcgtgcgcgcgcgcgcgcgcgcgcgcgcacgtgggGGGGGCATGTGCCACAGCAcgggtggaggccagaagacaacttccagaagtcggttctttccttccactactTGGGTCcttaggattgaactcaggtccgctGTCCTGGTGGCAAGCcccctttcccactgagccatctctctgaccctggACCCTGTGTCTAAACCTAGACAGTTGGGCTGGACCACCTTAGGCCGAAGCAGTCTTTGCCTGTAGGTGAGGGAATGTGGGCAGAAAGCTCAGGCTCCGAGCTGAGAAGCCGCAGCTCGGCTGGTGTGCCATAGCCCGCTCTCTGAGCGTCACTCTTGTCCAGCTCACAGGTGGAGTGCGATCCTCAGCACGCCTTCAGGCCCGAAGCTACTCTGCAGCCAGCTCAGCCTCTACTGAGGGCATTGCCAGCTCCACATCTGTCAAGACAGCATGTCTGGTGAGCTTCGCTACCAAGAACACCGAGGCCTTGCCTCCGTCCCTTCTACACTTGTCACCCCGAGATGTGTTGTGTGAAATATGAGCCATTGCTGCTGTGTGTAGACTGGGAGACATTTCAGAGGTCCTGTACATGCTGTCACTGCAGTCAGAGGGGTGCACGTTCGACACAGCTGAGTTTGCTTTTGTGCACTATGCTCGTGCGTGGATGGAAGTGTGCTAGCAATCCAGACAGTAAGACAGCTTCCTGCATAGTGCCGCTTTGAAGGTGGCCTGTGCAGCCATGTGAGTCTATCACTGCTTCACCCCTAGAGTGGAGCAAGGAGGGACACACGACAGTGCAGCTGCCCCAGGCAAGGGATTGACCCCCACAGCGCTGGGGCTGGGGCCGGCCTCTGTGTCTggcacagcaccacacagcaccacTCAGGACAGCATGCTGACACTTTGCTGTAGCCAGCCTGAGTGTCTGCTGGTGTGCAGTGTCCAGGCAAAAGAGCCGGGAGCTTGCTCTGAGTGAGGAGATGAAAACtggtttcttttacatattttagaattacatttttatttatttgggggtgaGGCACACATGTCATGGTGCATAACTTGCAATGGGAGATTCTCCTTctgtcatgtgggttctaggatgtgatcttggcagcaggcacctttattCTCTAAGCCATCTTGCATGTCCCTACTAGGACTTTAAAGCAGGCAAGCATGTACTTTAGAAAACAGCCCTGGGAAAGCTTGTTGGAGCAGTGCTGTGGAGTCTCCCTCGGCCTCCAGTCTGTTTGCCCCTTAGCAGGACAGAGGGGGCTCTGGCACTGAACCCAGTGCCTTTGCCAGATAGGTCTggttttctcttacatttttcttACCTGGCAGGCTTCCTCGTCACACAAGACTACAGACAGACGTACTTCCAAAAAGTTCAAGTATGACAAAGGTCACCTTGTAAAGGCAGAACTACAGAAAGCTGACCGTAAAAGTGACGTTTCTTCTTTGCCAAAAGTGGCCCCCGAGGCCTCTTGTGACAGTGAGTTTGCCGAGGCCAGCGCTAAGACGGCTGCCCCTGTGCCGGAGAGTAGAGAGCCTCCCCAGGGCTGCTGCCAGCCTGTGAGTGAGGAACCCTCAGCAAAGACTGAAGGTGGCCTGCCCACACCAGAACCCGGCAGGGTGGCTGCAGCCCAGGAACCTGATGGCAGTTCTGCCAGACAGGCTGAGCCAGTGCCCAGGACAGAGGAGGTGCAGGCACCTGTGCTCCAGATGGACAGCAGCGTCTTTCTAGACGATGACAGCAACCAGCCCATGCCTGTGAGCCGCTTCTTCGGGAATGTTGAGCTGATGCAGGTAAGTGctgccctcctgtctctcctgcagTGCGGGCAGCCAACTGCAACTGCCATCCTGGGCTCCCAGGTTCCTGTGTATCCATAAGGCCACAACTCAGAGGTAAGCataactgagaaaaagaaaatgaggtctGTGTAAGTGGGAGGCTTCTCCCCTGCAGCGCCCCACTCTCGGGCTTACAGGCTGGAAGGCAGGGCTCCTGGCTCCAGCCCCCTGGGTGTATGTTGGACAGTGAACAGGTTAGGAAGTCAGAGCTGTGGTTTTGTGAGCATGCAGCCATGTTTCTGTTGCTGCCCCTAGTCTGTAGGCTAGCGTCCTTCTTACCAAGGGACCAGAGCAGACCGTGGTCAGGTTTGGATCTGGTGCCCAGGCAGTGCCACTCAAGACTGAAGTCATGTTTTCTTCCCTCTAAGGATCTGCCACCAGCCTCTTCATCTTGTCCTTCCATGAGCAGACGAGAGTTCAGAAAAATGCATTTCAGAGCCaaagaggatgaggatgaggacgACGCCGAGATGTAGTGTGGGTCTTCCCCTGTCGTGTTCAGCAGACGGCGCAGCGAGTCTGAAGATCTCTGGATGGCGTCTCCAAGAGAACACACTCTCAGTTGAACACAGAATTGACACGAGGTCACCAGCGCCAACACCCGGCCCCTATGGAAAGGACAGCCCTCAGAAACATGGAAGACCACACATTGTGAACAGTGTGCGTCCGTGACTGTAAGAAAGCTCCACCACGCTGTCCTGAGGCACTGCTGCGCCGGCTGTGAAGACGGACTCAGCCGGGGCAATGGTTCCGTCACCGGCTGCTGTTACTGTGCCCTTGGCTCCACCTTTCTCGATATGTGCACACTTTTTAGACATGTCTATTTtggaaaaatctttattttatgtatggcaaatgtaaaaaattttaaacattttaaaacatataaaatatacttgtttttaaaaagaaaactcaggcTGGGGCTTCTAGAGTGACAAAATGTAAGGGTAATAGCCCCATCACCACTGCATCACCCCAGAGGGTCTGGCGTGTGTCACTGGCGGGCGCTTGCGAGCAGGCCGCTTCTTCTTGGATCCTGCCTGGGGCCGGTAGATCTTACTACGGTCACACTGCAGCTTGTGCGTGGTCTTCTTGTGGCAGGCGATGTGCACCAGCTTCAGGTTCTCGGCCGTGAAGAGCAGGCTGTAGAAGTACTCCCAGTTCACCTCCCTCCCATCCTGGACGGCTTCCACCAGCGTGGGCACCACGGTGCGCTTCTTCTCTATCCTGCCAAGTCAGGGAAGACAGCCCATCCGCTGTCAGTGCCACGCACTGCAGGGTGCTGTGCCCTTCCCACCAGCCACAGACACTCACAGCACAGTCTACCATAGCCAATATCCCTGCTGTGCTGCTTAgattttggtcaacttgacacaagctggagtcatttaggaagagggaACCCCAAGTGAGACAACGCCTGCATCAGACTGGTGTGTATAAAGGCTGCGAaccggggggctggagagatggctttatggttaagagtgctgactgctcttccagacgacccaggttcaattcctaccacccacatggcagttaacagctgtctgtaactccaagatctgacaccaatgcaaataaaaaaataaattataaaaaaaataaaggctgcgaagcattttcttggttaatgattggtgtgggagggcccagctcacagtgggcagtgccacccctaggccagtggtcctggactgtataaaaaagcaggctgaagaaGTCAGTGAACAACAGCCCTCCGTGGGCTCCGCATCCGTTCCTGCCTTGAGGGACTGTCCTGACCCCTTCATGATGAACTGTAtagtttaagatgaaataaatcctttcctccccacgctGCTTTTGGCTGGTGCTTTATcgcagcagcagaaaccctaatACACCTGCTAGCAGGTGTAACAGGCGGGAGGATCTTGAAGATTAAGGAACCTAAGCTGGGAATATCCCAgaagggcagaggcagtggaATGGATGGGGCTTGTGGATAAATCACCAGAGAAGCCCAGCACTGTGCTTCACAGACCGGTGGCACCAGCCCAACACTGACATGGCTGTGGGCAGGCATGGTCAGTGTAGCAGAGTTTGGTGCTAACAACGCCATTGTCTTACTTTGCAAACTTGAATTGTGGGTACTGCTTAACATACTAGAAAGAATGCAAGGCCAGGCGGCTCACATGGTCATTCAACAAAGCCGAGCCCCACGTGGGAGTGCTTCTTGGCACAGAGTGATGGGGGAAAGTCTTCTGTTTcatgttaatttcattggttaaataaagaaactgccttggcccttttgctaggacagcagcttagatagagtaaacagaacagaatgctgggagaaagaagccgagtcaagcagttgccatgattctcccacaggacacagacgcaggttaagatcttccctggtaagacacctcgtggtgttacaggggtattagaaatgggttagatcaatatgtaagagctagccaataagaggttaaaactaatgggccaggcgatgcttaaaagaatacagtgtccgtgtaattatttcgggtataaagctagccatgcaggcggccgggtgccaggaaggTAGCCAGCCGCTCCTCCTCACTACACCAGAGTGACTCCCGTTTACACAGGTGCCCACAGAACCACCCTCCCCAATCCTGTGTCTCCCACAGGCATGTGACCCAAGTGTGTATGACCAATATGACACAGAAGTGGCAAGCAAAAGGAACGTGTTGCTTCAGAGCTACTGAAACTGAGACGCCTCCAGGGAAAAGGTGCAGACTGCTCTGCAGAGACACTTTGACAAGCCAGTGACAGAAAAATGGTCACCAAAGAAACTCAGATCCAAACACAGTCCCAAGAACAGCAGAGTGGAAAGCAAGCCACCTTCCCCTCATCTATCGCTCCACAGCTCTGAGCTGGAAGTCTAAGCCGTTGCACAGTCTGGTCTGATCAGGGCCAACTTGCTGGCTTGTCCTCACACGGCAGTGACACCATGAACACGCTCTCCTACAAACAAGACTATCTGTGATCAGGGCCAACTTGCTGGCTTGTCCTCACACGGCAGTGACACCATGAACACGCTCTCCTACAAACAAGACTATCTGTTCTTGTTGATCACTCTCCTCCCTAGGACACCAATTTACCTGAACTGTTTCCCAAAGGCCCAATCTCTGGATGCGGTCTCATTGTGTGACAGTTTCAATGTACgggtgcgtgggggggggggggtgcaaccGATTCCACAGCAGGAAGTTATCCCAAAACAACAGCACTGAGCCAGAGCAGGCAAGCAGAGTCAGCATAAAGTGGGTGGGTAGGTGGCAAGGAGTTCCCAGAATGCCCATGGGAATCCAAGGGACTGCAGAGGAGAATCAGAATGGAGGACAAGTCACAGCAGAAGCAAAGAGAATGCCCATGGGAATCCAAGGGACTGCAGAGGAGAATCAGAATGGAGGACAAGTCACagcagaagcaaagagaaagagctGTCTCTGGATGTGTATCCCTTTCAGGTAAGGGGGACGAACCAGTCTTCACTGAAAAGAGAATGCTGACTGGCAGCAGCTCCCATGAGCAGGCACCAGGGATCAATGTGATCAGCCTCCACCAGGGAGAGCAGAAGGGACCTagatgcctgtgatcccagaccCAGTGTGAGACAGTCACCCTGCACTCGCTCAGTGGTAGATGTTCTAGGAGGGAGTTCACCCAGGCTCTCCTTAAGAAGCACTAGGGTCACTCATTCGCCAGCCCTTAGCAGGAGCAGGGAGATGCAGGAAGCAGTGAGCAGAGAAGTGGACGGCCTAAGTAGGTACTAAGATGAAAACAAGCATCCGTGCAGGCTTACAGCCAGGCAGGACAGCACTCAAAACACACTCCTGCAAGAGTAACAGGCGGgtccaggctacacagtgagaccaggaCCACAGGTACAGCAAACAGAAAATGAGACGAACCCAGTCACACTTATTCATGCTGAGCAGCCACTTGGAGGAGGGACCCGTGCAGGACAAAAGGCAGTTAATGTGCTAACTAGAGACCTCCTCTTTGATGGCAACAGAAACCGAGTCGGGGGAGCGTGAGACAAAGAGCTGAGTGGGCGTAGGAGTCGCAACCTTCAGGTACCAGAGCAGAATGAGGGAACAGCCCTGGGACTCCAAGACCTGCCAACAATCACACTGACCCCAAAACACTAAGGTCAGGTGCAGCCGGAGACACGTAGACTTCAGCATTTgttaaaagacaaaagagagaaacTGGAAAACAAGGAGAAACCCTAAGAGGAGTGCAAAGTAGgaataaaa belongs to Microtus pennsylvanicus isolate mMicPen1 chromosome 13, mMicPen1.hap1, whole genome shotgun sequence and includes:
- the C13H1orf174 gene encoding UPF0688 protein C1orf174 homolog isoform X1 — protein: MAVTSDAAVTAAAAALAGARLRRRSVGSGVLTHEEPEGGVRSSARLQARSYSAASSASTEGIASSTSVKTACLASSSHKTTDRRTSKKFKYDKGHLVKAELQKADRKSDVSSLPKVAPEASCDSEFAEASAKTAAPVPESREPPQGCCQPVSEEPSAKTEGGLPTPEPGRVAAAQEPDGSSARQAEPVPRTEEVQAPVLQMDSSVFLDDDSNQPMPVSRFFGNVELMQDLPPASSSCPSMSRREFRKMHFRAKEDEDEDDAEM
- the C13H1orf174 gene encoding UPF0688 protein C1orf174 homolog isoform X2, with amino-acid sequence MRSRKLTGGVRSSARLQARSYSAASSASTEGIASSTSVKTACLASSSHKTTDRRTSKKFKYDKGHLVKAELQKADRKSDVSSLPKVAPEASCDSEFAEASAKTAAPVPESREPPQGCCQPVSEEPSAKTEGGLPTPEPGRVAAAQEPDGSSARQAEPVPRTEEVQAPVLQMDSSVFLDDDSNQPMPVSRFFGNVELMQDLPPASSSCPSMSRREFRKMHFRAKEDEDEDDAEM